The following are encoded together in the Vanrija pseudolonga chromosome 7, complete sequence genome:
- the araC_1 gene encoding L-arabonate dehydratase, which translates to MSVEINKDEQVTGLRAGLTNYGDNDFALFLRKAFIKGAGYSDDALDRKIIGIVDTGSGYNPCHANVPQLIDAVKRGVMLQGALPVPFPTISLHESFAYPTSMFLRNLMSMDTEEMIRAAPMDAVVLIGGCDKTVPAQLMGAISANIPAIQLVVGPMVTGSHRGVRVGACTDCRGYWAKYRAGEIDIEEIAQVGNELVPSAGTCGVMGTASTMAIISEALGIAPLGSACPPANGGQRLRVAELTGKLATVDKLKTPREVLTRKSFENAITVLQAIGGSTNAVVHLLAIAGRVEGLNLTLDDFDRIGRNVPLLVDLKPSGNNYMEDFYKAGGVPTLLRELGDLLHLDAMTITGRPLGVELDAYPASFPQDIVRHRSNPLAASASLVVLRGNLAPLGAVLKQSAMSPALKKHRGRAVVFKDADDLMARVDDPDLDVAPDSVLVLQNIGPVGHPGMPEAGYIPIPKKIARTGVKDMVRISDGRMSGTASGAVVLHVAPEAAVGGPLAVVQNGDWIELDVDARRIELVLPEGELEARLEQWKEDKAKGKGKKRPSRGYAQLYHDKVVQADQGADFDFLRADGA; encoded by the exons ATGAGTGTGGAGATCAACAAGGACGAGCAGGTTACCGGTCTGCGTGCAG GCCTCACAAACTATGGTGACAATGACTTTGCCCTGTTCCTCCGCAAGGCGTTCATCAAGGGAGCTGGTtacagcgacgacgcgctcgaccgcaAGATCATTGGTATTGTGGACACGGGA TCGGGCTACAACCCTTGCCATGCCAACGTGCCGCAGCTCATCGATGCTGTCAAGCGCGGCGTCATGCTGCAGGGTGCCCTGCCCGTACCCTTCCCGACCATCTCACTGCACGAGTCATTCGCGTACCCGACCTCCATGTTTCTCCGCAACCTCATGTCGATGGACACGGAGGAGATGATacgcgcggcgccgatggACGCTGTCGTCCTTATCGGGGGATGCGACAAGACAGTCCCCGCGCAGCTCATGGGCGCGATCAGCGCAAACATTCCCGCCATCCAGCTCGTTGTCGGCCCGATGGTGACTGGATCACACCGtggcgtgcgcgtcggcgcgtgcaCCGACTGCCGCGGGTACTGGGCCAAGTATCGCGCTGGCGAGATCGATATTGAGGAGATTGCCCAGGTTGGCAACGAGCTGGTGCCGAGCGCCGGGACATGCGGCGTAatgggcacggcgtcgaccatgGCCATTATATCAGAGGCGCTGGGTATTGCGCCTTTGGGAAGCGCCTGTCCGCCTGCCAACGGCGGGCAGCGTTTGCGTGTCGCCGAGTTGACCGGCAAGCTGGCAACTGTGGACAAGCTGAAGACGCCGCGCGAGGTGCTGACTCGCAAGAG CTTTGAAAACGCCATCACTGTACTCCAGGCGATCGGGGGTAGCACAAACGCGGTGGttcacctcctcgccattgCGGGGCGCGTGGAGGGGCTGAATCTGACACTGGACG actTTGACCGCATCGGCCGCAATGTCCCTCTACTAGTTGACCTCAAGCCAAGCGGTAACAACTACATGGAGGACTTTTacaaggccggcggcgtcccGACCTTGCTtcgcgagctgggcgacctGCTCCATCTCGACGCGATGACAATAACCGGCCgcccactcggcgtcgagcttgacgcgTACCCCGCCTCCTTCCCACAAGACATTGTCCGTCATCGCTCCaacccgctcgcggcgtctGCTTCACTCGTGGTCCTGCGCGGCAACCTGGCTCCGCTCGGTGCAGTGTTGAAACAGAGTGCCATGTCGCCTGCGCTGAAGAAGCATCGAGGCCGGGCCGTCGTCTTCAAGGACGCCGATGACCTCATGGCTCGTGtcgacgaccccgacctcgacgtcgcgcccgaCTCGGTCCTCGTGCTCCAGAACATTGGGCCAGTCGGACACCCGGGCATGCCCGAGGCCGGGTACATACCCATCCCGAAGAAGATTGCCCGCACGGGTGTCAAGGACATGGTGAGGATTTCCGATGGCAGGATGAGCGGGACGGCTAGTGGTGCGGTTGTTCTGCACGTGGCccccgaggcggcggtcggcggccCGCTGGCGGTCGTGCAGAACGGCGATTGGAttgagctcgacgtcgacgcccgcCGCATTGAGCTTGTCTTGCCTGaaggcgagctcgaggcgaggCTGGAACAGTGgaaggaggacaaggccaagggcaagggcaagaagcgcCCGAGCCGCGGCTACGCGCAGCTGTATCACGACAAGGTGGTTCAAGCGGACCAAGGGGCCGACTTTGACTTtctccgcgccgacggcgcatAG